The following proteins are encoded in a genomic region of Thiomonas sp. X19:
- the trbJ gene encoding P-type conjugative transfer protein TrbJ, whose protein sequence is MNAFKQSILALAAMSAIATVPAHATGLIAGATFPEQIVQELTAVEQYATQAQQLQAQFQQVYNQALSLERLPTQNWPNVSGNLQQLINLIGSAQGLTYATQNTAAGVQQQYGVNGQSYQANLSQWNGNLTSQIQQALNQYGLQTSDFQTQQQALNQVENASQSAAGRMQVLQAGNQISGMLVNQLQGLQQTMMTNGQVEMNAIGAQSGQTTQQNQINQQFLDGSTGAGFY, encoded by the coding sequence ATGAACGCATTCAAGCAAAGCATCCTGGCCCTTGCGGCCATGTCGGCCATCGCCACGGTGCCGGCTCACGCCACGGGCCTGATCGCCGGGGCGACGTTCCCCGAGCAGATCGTGCAGGAACTGACGGCCGTCGAGCAATACGCGACCCAGGCGCAGCAGCTTCAGGCGCAGTTCCAGCAGGTCTACAACCAGGCGCTCAGTCTGGAGCGCCTGCCGACGCAGAATTGGCCAAACGTCTCGGGCAATCTGCAGCAACTCATCAACCTGATCGGCTCCGCGCAGGGCTTGACGTATGCGACGCAGAACACCGCTGCCGGCGTGCAGCAGCAGTACGGCGTCAACGGCCAGAGTTACCAAGCCAACCTGTCGCAGTGGAACGGCAATCTGACCAGCCAGATCCAGCAGGCGCTCAATCAGTATGGCCTGCAGACAAGTGACTTCCAGACCCAGCAGCAGGCGCTGAACCAGGTGGAGAACGCCAGTCAGTCCGCCGCTGGGCGCATGCAGGTGCTGCAGGCGGGCAACCAGATCTCGGGGATGCTGGTGAACCAGTTGCAGGGCCTGCAGCAAACCATGATGACCAACGGGCAGGTCGAGATGAACGCCATCGGTGCGCAAAGCGGCCAGACCACGCAACAGAACCAGATCAATCAGCAATTCCTCGACGGCTCCACCGGGGCGGGGTTTTATTGA